In Primulina eburnea isolate SZY01 chromosome 5, ASM2296580v1, whole genome shotgun sequence, a single window of DNA contains:
- the LOC140831579 gene encoding dirigent protein 22-like, which yields MSSTSAVKFTFTIVIIFFLSATFMPAGKSQEYFARKISRKEIGLGRQKLSHIHFYFHDIVSGPNPTAVRVAESAVTNSSVTNFGFVVMMDDPLTIGPEMSSKIVGRAQGIYASADLNNFGLLMVLNYYFTEGEFNGSTLSVLGRNAVFSGLREMPVVGGSGVFRFARGYAQARTHTFDLKTGDTVVEYNVSVFHY from the coding sequence ATGTCCTCCACTTCGGCTGTAAAATTCACATTCACCATTGTCATCAttttctttctctctgcaaCGTTCATGCCTGCTGGAAAGTCCCAAGAATACTTCGCAAGAAAAATATCCAGAAAAGAAATCGGCCTCGGCAGACAAAAACTCAGTCACATCCACTTCTACTTCCACGACATAGTCAGTGGCCCCAACCCCACCGCCGTGCGTGTCGCGGAGTCTGCCGTCACAAACTCCTCCGTCACCAACTTCGGCTTCGTGGTGATGATGGACGACCCTTTGACTATTGGCCCAGAAATGAGCTCGAAAATCGTGGGGAGAGCACAAGGGATATACGCGTCGGCGGATTTGAATAACTTCGGGCTTTTGATGGTACTGAACTACTATTTCACGGAAGGGGAATTCAATGGCAGCACCCTAAGTGTATTGGGGAGGAACGCGGTTTTCTCCGGCTTGAGGGAGATGCCGGTGGTGGGCGGCAGCGGTGTGTTCCGGTTTGCTCGCGGGTATGCTCAGGCAAGGACTCATACGTTCGACCTTAAAACCGGGGATACTGTGGTTGAGTACAATGTCTCTGTCTTCCATTATTGA
- the LOC140831580 gene encoding dirigent protein 22-like, which yields MHLCSFTKFEKPQSISITMATTFAVKFTSTIIITFFLSATFIPAGKSQEYFARKVSRQEMGLGRQKLSHLHFYFHDIVSGRNPTAVRVAEAAVTNSSVTSFGAVVMMDDPLTVGPEMSSKIVGRAQGIYASADLNNLGFLMVLNYAFTEGKFNGSTLSILGRNAVFSGVREMPVVGGSGVFRFARGYAQARTHTLDLKTGDAVVEYNVYTFHY from the coding sequence ATGCATCTATGCTCTTTCACAAAGTTCGAAAAACCTCAATCAATCTCCATTACAATGGCCACCACTTTCGCGGTGAAATTCACTTCCACAATTATCATCactttctttctctctgcaaCTTTCATTCCTGCTGGAAAGTCCCAAGAATACTTCGCAAGGAAAGTATCCAGACAAGAAATGGGCCTCGGCAGACAAAAACTCAGCCACCTCCACTTCTACTTCCACGACATAGTCAGTGGGCGCAACCCCACCGCCGTGCGTGTCGCGGAGGCCGCCGTCACAAACTCCTCCGTCACCAGCTTCGGCGCAGTTGTGATGATGGACGACCCTTTGACTGTTGGCCCAGAAATGAGCTCTAAAATCGTGGGGAGAGCACAAGGGATATACGCGTCAGCCGATTTGAATAACCTCGGGTTTTTGATGGTACTGAACTACGCTTTCACGGAGGGGAAATTCAACGGCAGCACGCTCAGCATATTGGGGAGGAACGCTGTTTTCTCCGGCGTGAGGGAGATGCCGGTGGTGGGCGGCAGCGGTGTATTCCGGTTTGCTCGTGGGTATGCTCAGGCGAGGACTCATACTTTGGACCTGAAAACTGGGGATGCTGTGGTGGAGTACAATGTCTATACTTTCCATTATTGa
- the LOC140832202 gene encoding DEAD-box ATP-dependent RNA helicase 37-like yields the protein MRTSWADAVENAASGFADDAGTSGGNEPTSAPTKPAYVPPHLRNKPPATKPPASSLSGASSGNDRSGYSGSTSGSRWAGSGSDYGRQGYNYGSRGGSGRGNRDREVNPFGNEDLDADTERAFVEPENSGINFDAYEDIPVETSGEDVPPPVNTFAEIDLGDALNLNIRRCKYVKPTPVQRHAIPISLAGRDLMACAQTGSGKTAAFCFPIIGGILRGQSPMRPRGVRTVFPLALILSPTRELSMQIHEEAKKFSYQTGVRVVVVYGGAPINQQLRELERGVEILVATPGRLFDLLERAKVSLQMIKYLALDEADRMLDMGFEPQIRKIVEQMDMPPRGERQTMLFSATFPKEIQRLASDFLSNYIFLAVGRVGSSTDLIVQRVEFVHDNDKRSHLMDLIHGQRANGVQGKQALTLVFVETKKGADSLEHWLCANGFPATTIHGDRTQQERELALRSFKSGNTPILVATDVAARGLDIPHVAHVINFDLPNDIDDYVHRIGRTGRAGKTGLATAFFNENNTSMSKALADLMHEANQEVPDWLTRFASRPLYGGKSRRGGGRFGGRDFRRESSFNRSGSGSNYYGGGGSGGFGGYGGGGGPGVTSAWD from the exons ATGAGAACTTCGTGGGCAGACGCCGTTGAGAATGCAGCTTCTGGATTTGCTGATGATGCTGGGACCAGTGGAGGCAATGAACCCACATCGGCTCCCACTAAGCCTGCATATGTCCCACCACATCTCAGGAACAAACCTCCTGCGACAAAGCCACCTGCTTCATCCCTGAGTGGTGCATCATCGGGTAATGACAGGTCCGGGTATAGTGGATCAACAAGTGGGTCACGATGGGCTGGCTCTGGATCTGATTACGGACGTCAGGGATATAATTATGGAAGCCGTGGAGGTAGTGGCCGGGGTAACAGGGACCGAGAGGTCAACCCTTTTGGTAATGAAGATCTGGATGCAGACACTGAACGTGCATTTGTTGAACCGGAGAATAGTGGTATTAACTTTGATGCATATGAGGATATTCCTGTGGAGACAAGCGGTGAAGATGTACCACCACCCGTAAATACATTTGCGGAGATAGATTTAGGTGATGCTCTCAATTTGAATATTCGAAGGTGTAAGTATGTGAAACCAACCCCAGTGCAGCGACATGCTATACCGATTTCACTGGCAGGACGAGATTTGATGGCCTGTGCTCAAACCGGATCAGGAAAGACTGCTGCTTTTTGCTTCCCAATCATCGGTGGAATTTTGAGGGGGCAGTCTCCAATGAGACCGCGAGGTGTCCGCACTGTTTTTCCACTTGCACTTATTCTCTCACCAACAAGAGAACTCTCAATGCAG ATACATGAAGAAGCTAAAAAGTTTTCCTACCAAACCGGCGTCAGAGTAGTTGTGGTATATGGAGGAGCGCCAATAAATCAACAG CTGCGTGAACTTGAGAGAGGAGTTGAAATTCTGGTGGCAACACCTGGAAGATTGTTTGATTTGCTTGAGAGAGCAAAAGTTTCATTACAGATGATAAAATATTTGGCTCTTGATGAGGCAGACAGAATGCTTGATATGGGTTTTGAGCCGCAAATCAGAAAAATTGTAGAGCAAATGGATATGCCTCCTCGTGGTGAAAGACAGACAATGCTGTTTAGTGCCACCTTTCCAAAAGAGATCCAG AGACTGGCATCCGACTTCctttcaaattacatatttttGGCAGTTGGAAGGGTTGGTTCAAGTACAGATTTGATtgttcaaagagttgaatttgttCATGATAATGACAAGAGAAGCCATTTGATGGATCTTATTCATGGTCAGAGGGCGAACGGAGTTCAAGGAAAG CAAGCTCTTACTTTAGTATTTGTGGAAACGAAGAAAGGAGCTGATTCATTGGAACATTGGCTGTGTGCCAATGGTTTTCCTGCCACTACAATTCATGGAGATAGAACACAACAG GAAAGGGAGCTAGCACTCAGATCCTTCAAGAGTGGGAACACGCCAATATTAGTTGCAACAGATGTGGCTGCTCGTGGTCTTGATATTCCACATGTTGCTCATGTAATCAACTTCGATCTCCCAAATGACATAGATGATTATGTCCATCGGATAGGACGTACGGGTCGTGCTGGCAAGACGGGATTGGCAACTGCCTTCTTCAACGAAAATAACACGTCGATGTCTAAGGCGTTGGCTGATTTGATGCACGAAGCAAATCAAGAAGTACCGGATTGGTTGACTCGGTTTGCAAGTCGACCCCTGTATGGGGGTAAAAGTAGGCGTGGTGGTGGGCGTTTTGGTGGTCGTGATTTTAGAAGAGAGTCCTCTTTTAATCGGTCTGGGAGTGGCTCTAACTACTATGGAGGAGGCGGCAGTGGTGGTTTTGGCGGTTACGGAGGAGGAGGAGGTCCGGGCGTGACCAGTGCTTGGGATTAA